A window from Apteryx mantelli isolate bAptMan1 chromosome 27, bAptMan1.hap1, whole genome shotgun sequence encodes these proteins:
- the PDIK1L gene encoding serine/threonine-protein kinase PDIK1L isoform X1, whose protein sequence is MVPLGSPPLAACASGNMRLVAPGRRLSPLGLLDRGPGYLRERTQGGGGARAPSAVERLEADKAKYVKSQQVINSRQEPALLGCSPRLSPRGRRLLALQQCNELCPGSDLSRDGPRKLPCPQSPVSRRAGGGKRLLRPDSLIIYRQKRDCPVVNKENAKGYGLVRRLFQGPLRDKPPGSPAARALGEGPAAPPSPDTPMLWVPAEKEEARTQGASGSIFPQPPPPPAPASPSVTKQELGLRVSLPLSEKERFFNYCGLDRALVEVLGQERFGPAGWDAASARPPGSCESEPSQASRGSGEDAEPGEEEPGTRLCSAVSVVERNARVIKWLYGCQQAWAAAKESTV, encoded by the coding sequence ATGGTCCCCCTCGGCAGCCCGCCGCTGGCAGCGTGCGCCTCCGGCAACATGCGGCTGGTGGCTCCTGGCCGCCGCCTCTCGCCCCTGGGCTTGCTGGACCGGGGCCCCGGCTACCTGCGGGAGCGGAcgcaggggggcggcggggcccgcgcgcCCAGCGCCGTGGAGCGCCTGGAGGCCGACAAGGCCAAGTACGTCAAATCCCAGCAGGTCATCAACAGCCGGCAGGAGCCGGCGCTGCTGGGCTGCTCGCCCCGGCTCTCGCCGCGCGGCCGGCGcctcctcgctctccagcagtGTAACGAGCTCTGCCCGGGCTCAGACCTGAGCCGGGACGGCCCCAGGAAGCTGCCGTGCCCGCAGTCCCCCGTGTCGcggagggcgggcggcggcaaGCGCCTGCTGAGACCCGACTCGCTCATCATTTACCGGCAGAAACGGGACTGCCCGGTCGTGAACAAGGAGAACGCCAAGGGCTACGGCCTGGTGAGACGCCTTTTCCAGGGGCCGCTCAGAGACaagccccccggctcccccgcggcCAGGGCGCTGGGCGAGGGGCCGGCAGCCCCCCCGAGCCCCGACACCCCCATGCTGTGGGTGCCCGCGGAGAAAGAGGAGGCGAGGACGCAGGGCGCGAGCGGCAGCATCTTCCcgcagccgccaccgccgccggccccggcctccCCCAGCGTCACCAAGCAGGAGCTGGGGCTCCGCGTCTCCCTGCCGCTCTCGGAGAAGGAGCGATTCTTCAACTACTGCGGCCTGGACCGGGCGCTGGTGGAGGTGCTGGGGCAGGAGCGGTTCGGGCCGGCGGGCTGGGacgccgcctccgcccggccGCCGGGCTCGTGCGAGTCAGAGCCCAGCCAGGCGTCACGGGGCAGTGGGGAGGACGCGGAGCCAGGCGAGGAGGAGCCGGGCACCAGGCTCTGCTCCGCCGTCTCCGTCGTGGAGCGCAACGCCCGCGTTATCAAGTGGCTCTATGGCTGCCAGCAAGCCTGGGCGGCCGCCAAGGAGTCCACGGTCTGA